The Larimichthys crocea isolate SSNF chromosome XI, L_crocea_2.0, whole genome shotgun sequence genome has a segment encoding these proteins:
- the lyrm2 gene encoding LYR motif-containing protein 2: MASSQHPLVSHCPHRDRFTSSCVLAARSEMSRLPPAALSLKQFLQRQRILGIYRSMLKTIQQVPDEADRKYLRDWARAEFKRNKNATDQDAIRMMVTQANNHLTDLQRSLALSGS; encoded by the exons ATGGCGTCATCACAACATCCGCTTGTGAGTCACTGTCCGCACCGTGACCGGTTCACGTCGAGCTGTGTCCTCGCCGCGCGCTCAGAGATGTCCCGGTTACCGCCCGCGGCTCTGTCTTTAAAACAG TTTCTACAGAGGCAGAGGATTCTGGGGATTTACAGGAGCATGCTGAAGACCATACAACAGGTACCAGACGAGGCCGACAGGAAGTACCTCAGAGACTGGGCCAGAGCCGAGTTCAAGAGGAACAAGAATGCCACAGACCAG GATGCCATCCGTATGATGGTCACACAAGCGAACAACCATCTGACAGATCTGCAGAGGTCTCTGGCCTTGTCCGGGAGTTAA